ACCACCCGTATGCCGGCCTCGATGGCGCCCCTGGCAGCCGCCTCGTTGCCCGAAAGCATGCACCGTTTTCCCGGCGCGTCGGCGTTCCAAGCAAGATGTGTCGTCATGTCCGGTCACTCACGGCTGGATGATGGGGGGTCATCTGAGAAAAGCCCTTGTCAACGGGTTCAATCTAGCACGAAGCGCGTCGTTTTGTCACCCAAAAAACTTAAAATATTCCACCATGTGATATAATGTTCGGCAATAAAGAACATAAGCGGGCGCCTCCGGACAATCATCAGCGTCAACATCACTCCCCAGGCATCGACAGCCGATCGCGGGTGACATCCCCGCCGATTTTCACGACATTTTAACCTGCTGGTTTTTCAAACGATACGGCCCATCCACCCCAGTCGATTTCGCTTGCCTTTTCTCTTTGCTTGCTCTAAAAGCCCGCTCCGCTGGGAGGTCCCCCCGGAAGGGCTGCGAGAAGCGGATTCACAAGATGACAGCATTGTCATTAGCTCTAGTGGACGTTGCGGGCGGGCATAAAGCCCGCCCCTACGAGGTTTTTAGGTCATCACGGTACGTTGCCATAAAACGGCGGTGTAGGGGCGGGGTTTATGCCCGCCCGCATGGAGAACCAGACGCCTTGAATCAACACCCTTGAATTCAACCTATCGATATTGGAAATCAAACTGCGAGAAACCTATGGAAGATAATCCATGTCTGAGCTGCGGCGCCTGTTGTGCCTTTTACCGGGCAACCTTCTACTGGGCGGAAACCGACCTGGCCTGCCCGGGTGGGGTCCCAGCGGAAATGACGGTCAAGATCAATGATTTCATGGTGGCCATGAAGGGAACGGAAAAGCATCCGCCCCGTTGCATCTCGTTGAACGGCACCATCGGGGTCTCGGTGGCATGCACCATCTACGAGCGCAGGTCATCGGTATGCCGGAATTTTCTGCCGGCATGGCAGGACAGTGCGTTTATCACCCGCTGCGCTCAGGCGCGCCTGGCGCATGGTCTGCCCGCGCTTCCACCGAATCCCGGCAGCAACGACCATCCTCTGCCGAGAGCGGCCTGATGGATCTGTCATTGCCTCTCCTTGACTGTGTCAGGGCATGAAACACGATGGTCGCGATCTGGCGGCCAGCGGTCGGCGATTTTTACAATTGATTTTCATCGGAGATGGGGTAAGCTGATGGAAATTTAAAACTTCCTGACCGTATATGATGAAAATGCCTTTCATCGACACGTTCGCACGCATCCCCATTCGCATCTTTTTGCCGGTGGTGCTCACGCTCCTGCTGTTCATCGCGACCATCTTTCTGCTGATCCTTCCGGAGCTTCATGAGCGGCTGATGGAGGGCAAACGCGAGGTGATCCGCGAACTGGTGGCCTCGGCCTGGAGCAGCCTGGACGGCTATGACCGCCAGGTTCGCCAGGGGCGGCTGACCATCGACGAAGCACAGGCCAGAGCCATCCGTCATATCCGCGGATTGCGATACGGCGAAGACCGGAAAGACTATTTCTGGATCAACGACATGCAGCCGCGCATGATCATGCACCCCTATCGCCCGGATCTGGAAGGCAAGGACATCTCTGATTTTACCGATCCGGCCGGCAAACGCCTGTTCGTCGCCTTTGTTGCCATCGTCGAGTCTGATGGCGCCGGATTTGTCGATTACCAATGGCAGTGGATGGACGACCCTGCCCGCGTCGTGCCCAAAATTTCCTATGTCCAGGGTTTTGCACCCTGGGGATGGATCATCGGGACAGGCATCTATGTCGAAGATGTCCGGGCGCAAATCTCGGCCATCACGCACAAGACGACCCTTATCTGCATCTGGATCCTGCTGCTGATCGTCGGCCTTTCGGTCCACATCGTCTGGCACGGCGCCAAGGTGACCCGCGAAAAGCGATTGGCCGAAGAAAAAGCGTTGCTCAAGCAGGAACAGCTCTTTCAGGCCGCCAAGATGGTTTCGCTGGGCACGCTTGTTTCCGGCGTGGCTCACGAAATCAACAACCCGATCACGTCGGTTATGCTCAACGCACCCAACCTGGCCCAAATTTGGGACGCCATATTGCCCATCCTCGACGATCACCGCCGTCAACACGACGATTTTCAAGTCGGCGCCACCACCTACAGCCGCATCCGCGACCGCATCCCCCAAATGCTCGCCGGCATCACCGACGACGCCCGCAGGGTGCGTGATATCGTTGCCGACCTGAAAGACTTTGCCCGCGATACGCCTCCGGTGATGAAAGACGACGTGAACCTGAACGAAGTGGTGGGCAAGGCAGTGGGATTGACCACCAACCTGATCAGCAAATCCACACGCCATTTCCGGCTCGATTGTCAATCCGGGCTGCCGGCGATTCTGGGAAGCGCCCAGCGCATCGAACAGGTGGTGATCAACCTGGTGGTCAATGCCTGCCAGGCCCTGCCGGATATGACGCGCGCCGTCACGGTGACCACCGGCTATGAACCGGTGGACAACGAAGTGTTTCTGGAAATCCGGGACCAGGGCGAAGGCATCGATCCAGAG
This Desulfatitalea tepidiphila DNA region includes the following protein-coding sequences:
- a CDS encoding cache domain-containing protein; translation: MPFIDTFARIPIRIFLPVVLTLLLFIATIFLLILPELHERLMEGKREVIRELVASAWSSLDGYDRQVRQGRLTIDEAQARAIRHIRGLRYGEDRKDYFWINDMQPRMIMHPYRPDLEGKDISDFTDPAGKRLFVAFVAIVESDGAGFVDYQWQWMDDPARVVPKISYVQGFAPWGWIIGTGIYVEDVRAQISAITHKTTLICIWILLLIVGLSVHIVWHGAKVTREKRLAEEKALLKQEQLFQAAKMVSLGTLVSGVAHEINNPITSVMLNAPNLAQIWDAILPILDDHRRQHDDFQVGATTYSRIRDRIPQMLAGITDDARRVRDIVADLKDFARDTPPVMKDDVNLNEVVGKAVGLTTNLISKSTRHFRLDCQSGLPAILGSAQRIEQVVINLVVNACQALPDMTRAVTVTTGYEPVDNEVFLEIRDQGEGIDPEVLKRITDPFFTTRREKGGTGLGLAISDRIVHDHGGRMTFTSTPGSGTTVRVAFPPAGITPTDEPEGGRSCR
- a CDS encoding YkgJ family cysteine cluster protein gives rise to the protein MEDNPCLSCGACCAFYRATFYWAETDLACPGGVPAEMTVKINDFMVAMKGTEKHPPRCISLNGTIGVSVACTIYERRSSVCRNFLPAWQDSAFITRCAQARLAHGLPALPPNPGSNDHPLPRAA